A section of the Procambarus clarkii isolate CNS0578487 chromosome 38, FALCON_Pclarkii_2.0, whole genome shotgun sequence genome encodes:
- the LOC138372169 gene encoding dentin sialophosphoprotein-like — MATPNVTLTPTVTVTPTVTVTPTVTVTPTVTAIPTVTAIPTVTVTPTVTAIPTVTATPTVTATPTVAATSTVTAIPTVMATSTVTATSASDGHTNSDGHTNSDGHTNSDGHINSDGHTNSDGHTNSDGHINSDGHINSDGHTNSDGHTNSDGHTNSDSHTNSDGHTNSDGHINSDGHTNSDGHTNSDSHTNSDGHTNSDGHTNSDGHTNSDGHTNSDGHTNSDGHTNRDGHTNSDGHTNSDGHTNSDGHTNNGHTNSDGHTNSDGHTNSDGHTNSDGHTNSDGHTNSNGHTNSDGHTNSDGHTNSDGHTNSDGHTNSDGHTNGDGHTNNDGHTNSDDHTNSDGHTNSDGHTNSDGHTNSDGHTNSDGHTNSDGHTNSDGHTNSDGHTNSDGHTNSDGHINSDGHTNSDGHTNSDGHTNSDGHTNSDGHTNSDGHTNSDGHINSDGHTNSDGHTNSGGHTNSDGHINSDGHINSDGHTNSGGHTNSDGHINSDGHTNNDGHINSDGHTNSDGHTNSDGHTNSDGHINSDGHTNSDGHTSSDSLTNSDGHTNSDGHTNSDGHTNSDGHTNSDGHTSSDGHTNSDGHTNSNSHTNSDGHTNSDGHTNSDGHTNSDGHTNSDGHTISDGHTSSDGHINIDGHTNSDGHTNSDGHTSSDGHTNSDDHTNSNRHTNSDGHTNSDGHTNRPLVLAVTNSDGHTNSDGHTNSNSHTNSDGHTNSDGHTNSNSHTNSDGHTNSDGHTNSDGHTNSDGHTNSDDHTNSDGHTNSDGHTNSDDHTNSDGHTNSDGHTNSDDHTNSNRHTNSDGHTNSDDHTNSDDHTNSDGHTNSDDHTNSDDHTNSDGHTNIDGHTNSDGHTNSDGHTNSDGHTNSDGHTNSDGHTNSDGHTNSDGHTNSNGHTNSDGHTNSDGHTNSDGHTNSDDHFSYKVRCYTNNEYNDFKLNKPQLPDYQQFETTNGESSYVFQKTRSPSLDAINQVGAHQRLIQLNDYFLFLEGKGRLVARLQFIARKTLGRQVAVYCPQDAWSPGCSLLPAGRLVARLQFIARKTLGRQVAVYCPQDAWSPGCSLLPARRLVARMQFIARRTLGRQVAVYGPQDAWSPGCSLWPTGRLVARLQFMAHRTLGRQVAVYGPQDAWSPGCSLWPTGRLVARLQFIARRTLGRQVAVYCPQDVWSPGCSLLPAGRLVARLQFMARRTLGRQVAV; from the exons ATGGCCACACCAAATGTGACGctcacaccaacagtgacggttACACCCACAGTGACGGTCACACCCACAGTGACggtcacaccaacagtgacggccATACCAACAGTGACGGCCATACCAACAGTGACggtcacaccaacagtgacggccATACCAACAGTGAcggccacaccaacagtgacggccACACCAACAGTGGCGGCCACATCAACAGTGACGGCCATACCAACAGTGATGGCCACATCAACAGTGACGGCCACATCAGCCAGTGACGGCCATACCAACAGTGACggtcacaccaacagtgacggccATACCAACAGTGACGGCCACATCAACAGTGACGGCCATACCAACAGTGACggtcacaccaacagtgacggccACATCAACAGTGACGGCCATATCAACAGTGAtggacacaccaacagtgacggtcacaccaacagtgatggccacaccaacagtgacagccacaccaacagtgacggtcACACGAACAGTGACGGCCACATCAACAGTGACggtcacaccaacagtgacggccacaccaacagtgacagccacaccaacagtgacggccacaccaacagtgacggtcacaccaacagtgacggccacaccaacagtgatggccacaccaacagtgatggccacaccaacagtgacggccACACCAACAGAGACggtcacaccaacagtgacggtcacaccaacagtgatggccacaccaacagtgacggccacaccaaca ACggtcacaccaacagtgacggtcacaccaacagtgatggccacaccaacagtgacggaCACACTAACAGTGACGGCCACACCAACAGTGATGGTCACACCAACAGTAATGGCCACACCAACAGTGAtggccacaccaacagtgacggccacaccaacagtgatggccacaccaacagtgacggacacaccaacagtgacggccACACCAACGGTGACGGCCACACCAACAATGAcggccacaccaacagtgacgaccacaccaacagtgacggtcACACTAACAGTGAtggccacaccaacagtgacggccacaccaacagtgatggccacaccaacagtgatggccacaccaacagtgacggccACACCAACAGTGATGGCCACACCAACAGTGATGGCCACACCAACAGTGATGGCCACACCAACAGTGATGGCCACATCAACAGTGACGGCCACACCAACAGTGATGGCCACACCAACAGTGATGGCCACACCAACAGTGATGGCCACACCAACAGTGATGGCCACACCAACAGTGATGGCCACACCAACAGTGATGGCCACATCAACAGTGACGGCCACACCAACAGTGATGGCCACACCAACAGTGGTGGCCACACCAACAGTGATGGCCACATCAACAGTGATGGCCACATCAACAGTGACGGCCACACCAACAGTGGTGGCCACACCAACAGTGATGGCCACATCAACAGTGACGGCCACACCAACAATGACGGCCACATCAACAGTGAcggccacaccaacagtgacggccACACCAACAGTGATGGCCACACCAACAGTGATGGCCACATCAACAGTGAtggccacaccaacagtgacggccACACCAGCAGTGATAGCCTTACCAACAGTGATGGTCACACCAATAGTGATGGCCACACCAACAGTGAtggccacaccaacagtgacggccACACCAACAGTGATGGCCACACCAGCAGTGATGGTCACACCAATAGTGATGGCCACACCAACAGTAACagtcacaccaacagtgacggtcACACCAATAGTGATGGCCACACCAACAGTGAtggccacaccaacagtgacggtcACACCAACAGTGATGGTCACACCATCAGTGATGGTCACACCAGTAGTGATGGCCACATCAACATTGAtggccacaccaacagtgacggccACACCAACAGTGATGGCCACACCAGCAGTGAcggccacaccaacagtgacgacCACACCAACAGTAACAGGCACACCAACAGTGAtggccacaccaacagtgacggccACACCAACCGGCCGTTGGTGTTGGCCGTCACCAACAGTGAcggccacaccaacagtgacggccACACTAACAGTAACAGCCACACCAACAGTGATggtcacaccaacagtgacggtcacaccaacagtaacagccacaccaacagtgacggccacaccaacagtgacggtcacaccaacagtgacggccacaccaacagtgacggccacaccaacagtgacgaccacaccaacagtgacggccACACTAACAGTGAcggccacaccaacagtgacgaccacaccaacagtgacggccACACTAACAGTGAcggccacaccaacagtgacgacCACACCAACAGTAACAGGCACACCAACAGTGAtggccacaccaacagtgacgaccacaccaacagtgacgaccacaccaacagtgacggtcacaccaacagtgacgaccacaccaacagtgacgaccacaccaacagtgacggtcACACCAACATTGAcggccacaccaacagtgacggtcacaccaacagtgacggtcacaccaacagtgacggccacaccaacagtgacggccacaccaacagtgacggtcacaccaacagtgacggtcacaccaacagtgacggtcACACCAACAGTAAcggccacaccaacagtgacggtcacaccaacagtgacggccacaccaacagtgacggccacaccaacagtgacg ACCATTTCTCTTATAAGGTCAGATGTTACACAAACAATGAGTATAAcgacttcaagctcaacaagccacaattacCAGATTACCAGCAGTTTGAGACTACCAAtggggag agcagctatgtctttcagAAGACGAGGTCTCCAAGCCTGGATGCAATAAACCAAGTGGGAGCacaccagagacttatacaattgaatgactactttcttttccttgaaggtaaag GACGCTTGGTCGCCAGGTTGCAGTTTATTGCCCGCAAGACGCTTGGTCGCCAGGTTGCAGTTTATTGCCCGCAAGACGCTTGGTCGCCAGGTTGCAGTTTATTGCCCGCAGGACGCTTGGTCGCCAGGTTGCAGTTTATTGCCCGCAAGACGCTTGGTCGCCAGGTTGCAGTTTATTGCCCGCAGGACGCTTGGTCGCCAGGTTGCAGTTTATTGCCCGCAAGACGCTTGGTCGCCAGGATGCAGTTTATTGCCCGCAGGACGCTTGGTCGCCAGGTTGCAGTTTATGGCCCACAGGACGCTTGGTCGCCAGGTTGCAGTTTATGGCCCACAGGACGCTTGGTCGCCAGGTTGCAGTTTATGGCCCACAGGACGCTTGGTCGCCAGGTTGCAGTTTATGGCCCACAGGACGCTTGGTCGCCAGGTTGCAGTTTATGGCCCACAGGACGCTTGGTCGCCAGGTTGCAGTTTATTGCCCGCAGGACGCTTGGTCGCCAGGTTGCAGTTTATTGCCCGCAGGACGTTTGGTCGCCAGGTTGCAGTTTATTGCCCGCAGGACGCTTGGTCGCCAGGTTGCAGTTTATGGCCCGCAGGACACTTGGTCGCCAGGTTGCAGTTTAA